The Enterobacter asburiae genome window below encodes:
- the pgaB gene encoding poly-beta-1,6-N-acetyl-D-glucosamine N-deacetylase PgaB yields MLNTRFSVSLILLGWLCLSASVCAQAISFIAPKDRPQLEASKPWPENQFLVLAYHDVEDDAADQRYLSVRTSALNEQISWLLHNGYHAISVQDILDAHDGKKTLPPKAVLLSFDDGYSSFYTRVWPLLQAWNVPALWAPVGSWVDTPANQKVNFGGLMTPRDRFATWDMVRELSQSPLIEIGSHTWASHYGIPANPQGSREPAIANRFYDKATGSYETDQQFSQRIGDDVRKVTEKITQVTGKAPRAWVWPYGAASGTSLAIARQQGYRLAFTLEDGLGNVQDLGNIPRLLIAGNPSLKAFASTVSQVQERDPVRVMHVDLDYVYDPDPAQQTQNINRLIQRVYDMKISHVFLQAFADPQGDGRIKALYFPNRRLPVRADLFNFVAWQLQTRAGVKVFAWMPVLSFDLDPSLPRVQRRDRQTGELREATEPYIRLSPWDPQVRQQVTDIYEDLARYASFNGILFHDDAALTDVDDAGQSTTRQKSQTLIGFTHALSLAVKHIRGPQIKTARNMFALPILQPESEAWFAQNLDDFLAEYDWTVPMAMPLMESVPADESDAWLTRLVKAVAARPGALDKTIFELQARDWDQKPQRAVADSQLAQWMRVLQLNGIKNYGYYPDDFLNNQPDISRIRPEFSSYWYPDND; encoded by the coding sequence ATGCTGAACACACGTTTTTCCGTGAGCCTGATACTCCTCGGCTGGCTCTGCCTCAGCGCGAGCGTCTGCGCGCAGGCGATCTCGTTCATTGCGCCCAAAGATCGGCCGCAGCTGGAGGCGAGTAAACCCTGGCCGGAGAACCAGTTTCTGGTCCTGGCCTACCACGACGTCGAAGACGATGCCGCCGATCAACGCTATCTCTCCGTTCGCACCAGCGCGTTAAACGAGCAGATAAGCTGGCTTCTGCACAACGGCTACCACGCCATCAGCGTACAGGACATTCTTGACGCGCATGACGGGAAAAAAACGCTGCCGCCAAAAGCCGTTCTGCTCAGCTTTGACGACGGCTACAGCAGCTTTTACACCCGCGTCTGGCCGCTGCTTCAGGCGTGGAACGTTCCTGCGCTGTGGGCGCCGGTGGGCAGTTGGGTGGATACGCCGGCAAATCAAAAAGTTAACTTCGGCGGTCTGATGACGCCCCGGGATCGCTTCGCAACGTGGGACATGGTGCGCGAGCTTAGCCAGTCCCCGCTGATTGAGATCGGATCGCATACCTGGGCCTCGCATTACGGCATTCCGGCCAACCCGCAGGGCAGCCGGGAACCGGCGATCGCCAACCGCTTTTATGACAAAGCGACGGGTAGCTATGAAACCGACCAGCAGTTCAGCCAGCGGATCGGCGATGACGTTCGCAAAGTGACTGAAAAAATCACGCAGGTGACGGGCAAAGCGCCGCGCGCCTGGGTCTGGCCCTACGGCGCCGCCAGCGGTACGTCGCTCGCTATCGCCAGACAGCAGGGTTACCGGCTGGCCTTTACCCTCGAGGACGGGCTGGGGAACGTGCAGGATCTGGGCAACATCCCCCGCCTGCTGATCGCCGGGAATCCCTCTCTCAAGGCGTTTGCCAGTACGGTCAGCCAGGTTCAGGAGCGCGATCCCGTGCGCGTCATGCACGTCGATCTCGACTACGTTTACGATCCCGATCCTGCCCAGCAGACCCAAAACATCAACAGGCTGATCCAGCGGGTCTACGACATGAAGATCAGCCATGTTTTCCTGCAGGCGTTTGCCGACCCGCAGGGCGACGGCAGGATCAAGGCGCTCTATTTCCCCAACCGTCGTCTGCCGGTCCGGGCAGATCTTTTTAATTTTGTCGCCTGGCAGCTGCAAACCCGCGCGGGCGTGAAAGTCTTCGCGTGGATGCCGGTGCTCTCGTTCGATCTCGATCCTTCCCTGCCGCGCGTGCAGCGCCGGGATCGTCAAACCGGCGAGCTGCGCGAAGCCACCGAGCCCTACATCCGGCTTTCCCCGTGGGACCCGCAGGTGCGCCAGCAGGTGACGGACATCTATGAAGATCTGGCCCGCTATGCCAGCTTCAACGGGATTTTGTTCCATGACGATGCGGCGCTGACGGACGTGGATGATGCCGGTCAGAGCACCACGCGCCAGAAAAGCCAGACGCTTATCGGGTTTACCCACGCCCTGAGCCTGGCGGTGAAGCATATCCGTGGCCCGCAGATAAAAACCGCCCGCAATATGTTCGCCTTACCCATTCTGCAGCCCGAAAGCGAAGCGTGGTTTGCGCAGAATCTTGATGATTTCCTGGCGGAGTATGACTGGACGGTGCCGATGGCCATGCCGCTGATGGAGTCCGTTCCGGCAGACGAGAGCGATGCCTGGCTGACGCGTCTGGTTAAAGCGGTCGCCGCACGCCCCGGCGCGCTCGATAAAACGATTTTCGAGCTGCAGGCCAGGGACTGGGACCAGAAACCGCAGCGCGCCGTTGCCGATAGCCAACTTGCGCAGTGGATGCGCGTGCTCCAGCTGAACGGCATTAAAAACTACGGTTACTACCCCGACGACTTTCTCAACAATCAACCTGATATCTCACGCATCAGGCCTGAATTTTCTTCGTACTGGTATCCTGACAATGACTGA
- the pgaA gene encoding poly-beta-1,6 N-acetyl-D-glucosamine export porin PgaA, whose translation MESSLRFNTLFFYRTPTLLFLLFLFPVLAQGTESVYEQQIQQARNGNYTPFLDYLQRYQQQHALTPENVADWLQVAAWAGHDDEVIQVWQRYGIYMPLPARGVAAVAQSWRNKKAWQPALARWKEARSLAPDNDDYRIGYIKTLADARMDTLALQEARRLVAENPSQAHLQTLSYVWLRQGKSWDRLLADTRALNVAPENKALLSELIDALTDNRVNTPALQLSQSVTVSPAERRRLERNAAAERVRLADVPGRTEKERLQLAQSALNRYYALLARWQNEPQAAEDVVLARIDRLGALYARADYPQVISEYQDLTAAQHPVPGWAIGWVISAYLQEQNAAAAYALLQRYPQYASDPEDEEHALFYAWLDTGQYQSARQYVERQTRDVPWTRYDFGSPTPQPNDRWLTGQSLRFNYLLATNALPEAETLVHRLATTAPGNQGLQIDYATLLQARGLPRAAEQKLKKAEALEPSNTELEQQQAYVAMDLQEWRQMDLLADDVLARAPNDRSARRLDRLRTVHHMSELRLNASKGLHSDSPVSGTHDLSWDATLYGPPVADSWRLFAGTRYAQSNFDEGKGTSRHLLGGVEWRPRDLQLEAELSSNRYHGENKPGARLATTYFVTDSWQVSGSLERLSRTTPLRALRNGISANRGEGEVRWYQNERREYQFSAALSRFSDRNRRQEYILTGKERLWQAPSLTLDLEPGIAASKNSLRDTLYYNPARDLSVTAALAVDHEMYRHYDTLWSQQFVAGGGSYWQKNQSAGAIALLGYGQRVQWNNVIDTGVMLNWDKRPYDGKRESNLSVTFDATLRF comes from the coding sequence ATGGAAAGTTCACTTCGCTTCAATACGTTATTCTTTTATCGCACCCCAACATTATTGTTTCTGTTATTCCTCTTTCCTGTTCTGGCTCAGGGGACTGAATCCGTTTATGAGCAACAGATTCAACAGGCGCGTAACGGTAATTACACGCCGTTTCTCGATTATCTTCAGCGTTATCAGCAGCAGCATGCCCTGACGCCAGAAAACGTTGCGGACTGGTTACAGGTTGCAGCCTGGGCGGGTCATGATGACGAGGTTATTCAGGTCTGGCAGCGTTACGGCATTTATATGCCGCTGCCCGCCCGCGGCGTTGCTGCCGTCGCGCAGTCCTGGCGGAATAAAAAAGCGTGGCAGCCGGCCCTGGCGCGCTGGAAAGAGGCGCGTAGCCTTGCGCCGGATAACGACGATTATCGTATCGGCTACATCAAAACCCTGGCCGATGCCCGCATGGACACGCTTGCCCTACAGGAAGCCCGACGGCTGGTGGCGGAAAATCCCTCTCAGGCGCATCTTCAGACGCTCTCGTATGTCTGGTTACGCCAGGGAAAAAGCTGGGATCGGCTGCTGGCAGACACCCGCGCGCTAAATGTCGCTCCTGAGAATAAAGCGCTCCTCAGCGAGCTGATCGACGCGCTTACGGATAACCGGGTGAATACCCCCGCGCTCCAGCTTTCACAAAGCGTGACGGTGTCTCCCGCGGAGCGTCGTCGTCTTGAGCGTAATGCCGCCGCCGAACGGGTTCGCCTTGCCGATGTGCCCGGCAGAACAGAAAAGGAGCGCCTGCAGCTTGCGCAATCTGCGCTGAATCGTTACTACGCCCTGCTTGCTCGCTGGCAAAACGAACCGCAGGCGGCGGAAGACGTCGTCCTTGCGCGTATCGACAGGCTTGGCGCGCTGTACGCCCGTGCTGATTACCCACAGGTGATTAGCGAATATCAGGATCTTACGGCAGCCCAGCATCCGGTGCCGGGCTGGGCAATCGGCTGGGTCATCTCCGCGTATCTGCAGGAGCAAAACGCGGCCGCCGCCTACGCGCTTCTGCAACGCTACCCGCAATACGCTTCCGACCCTGAGGACGAGGAGCACGCGCTTTTCTACGCCTGGCTGGATACGGGACAGTATCAGTCCGCCCGCCAGTACGTAGAGCGCCAGACCCGCGACGTCCCCTGGACCCGCTACGATTTCGGCTCCCCTACCCCTCAGCCGAACGACAGGTGGCTTACCGGACAGTCGCTCCGCTTTAACTATTTGCTGGCGACGAATGCCCTGCCGGAAGCCGAAACGCTGGTGCACCGTCTGGCGACAACGGCGCCGGGCAATCAGGGATTACAGATTGACTACGCCACCCTGCTTCAGGCGCGGGGCCTGCCGCGCGCGGCCGAGCAAAAGCTGAAAAAGGCGGAGGCGCTGGAGCCGTCCAACACAGAGCTAGAGCAACAGCAGGCCTACGTCGCGATGGATCTGCAGGAGTGGCGACAGATGGATTTACTGGCCGACGACGTGCTGGCTCGCGCGCCCAACGATCGCAGCGCCAGGCGTCTCGACAGGCTCAGAACGGTCCACCACATGTCCGAACTGCGCCTCAACGCGAGCAAGGGTTTGCACTCGGATAGCCCCGTCAGCGGGACGCACGACCTGAGCTGGGACGCCACGCTCTATGGCCCACCCGTAGCGGATAGCTGGCGGCTGTTTGCAGGCACCCGCTACGCGCAGAGTAATTTCGATGAGGGCAAAGGCACCAGCCGCCACCTTTTGGGCGGCGTCGAGTGGCGGCCACGCGACCTCCAGCTCGAAGCCGAGCTTTCCAGCAACCGCTATCACGGTGAAAACAAGCCGGGCGCTCGCCTCGCAACAACGTACTTTGTGACCGATAGCTGGCAGGTCAGCGGCAGCCTGGAACGCCTGTCGCGCACCACGCCCCTTCGGGCGTTACGCAACGGAATTAGCGCCAATCGGGGTGAAGGCGAGGTGCGCTGGTATCAAAACGAGCGGCGTGAGTACCAGTTCAGCGCCGCCCTTAGCCGCTTCTCCGATCGTAACCGTCGCCAGGAATACATCCTCACTGGCAAGGAGCGTCTCTGGCAGGCCCCCTCCCTGACGCTGGATCTCGAGCCGGGGATCGCCGCCAGCAAAAACAGCCTGCGGGACACGCTCTACTACAACCCGGCGCGGGATCTGTCCGTGACGGCGGCCCTGGCCGTTGACCATGAGATGTACCGCCATTACGACACCCTCTGGAGCCAGCAGTTTGTGGCAGGAGGCGGCAGCTACTGGCAGAAAAATCAGTCCGCAGGCGCCATCGCCCTGCTGGGTTACGGACAGCGCGTTCAGTGGAACAACGTTATTGATACCGGCGTGATGCTGAACTGGGATAAACGCCCTTACGACGGCAAACGCGAGAGCAACCTCTCCGTCACGTTTGACGCGACTTTACGCTTTTAA
- a CDS encoding helix-turn-helix domain-containing protein — MRIFFPDIILLDSIDRNIFDNGADEYSVLIDSRSPLRLYDYLIRHPARTKKTICCVMLDMRHREENLLSMKLFMNTSLTAPDMASLFNLVLNMKGRRLTTKWLLNLRLSTHEAIMLRLLRAGMPMEAIADELNTSVKSLYRKRTALSERLGAENFNEACLFIFKNKLLDAGGNDP, encoded by the coding sequence ATGCGGATATTTTTTCCAGATATTATCCTGCTCGACTCGATTGACAGAAACATATTTGATAACGGTGCAGATGAATATTCTGTATTGATTGATAGCCGTTCTCCGCTCCGTTTATATGATTACCTGATACGCCATCCGGCCAGAACGAAAAAAACAATCTGCTGCGTTATGCTTGATATGCGACACCGCGAGGAGAATCTGCTCAGTATGAAGTTATTTATGAACACGTCGCTCACCGCGCCGGATATGGCCTCGCTGTTTAATCTGGTGCTCAATATGAAGGGCAGGCGCCTGACCACGAAGTGGCTGCTTAATTTACGGCTTAGCACGCACGAAGCGATCATGCTGCGGTTGCTGCGGGCAGGGATGCCGATGGAAGCCATCGCCGATGAGCTGAATACGTCGGTGAAAAGCCTCTATCGCAAACGAACGGCACTCTCGGAACGCCTGGGGGCGGAGAACTTCAACGAGGCGTGTTTGTTTATCTTTAAAAACAAACTGCTGGACGCAGGTGGGAACGATCCCTAG
- a CDS encoding IS1-like element IS1A family transposase (programmed frameshift), translated as MASVSISCPSCSATDGVVRNGKSTAGHQRYLCSHCRKTWQLQFTYTASQPGTHQKIIDMAMNGVGCRATARIMGVGLNTILRHFKKLRPQSVTSRIQPGSDVIVCAEMDEQWGYVGAKSRQRWLFYAYDRLRKTVVAHVFGERTMATLGRLMSLLSPFDVVIWMTDGWPLYESRLKGKLHVISKRYTQRIERHNLNLRQHLARLGRKSLSFSKSVELHDKVIGHYLNIKHYQ; from the exons GTGGCTTCTGTTTCTATCAGCTGTCCCTCCTGTTCAGCTACTGACGGGGTGGTGCGTAACGGTAAAAGTACTGCCGGACATCAGCGCTATCTCTGCTCTCACTGCCGTAAAACATGGCAGTTACAGTTCACATACACCGCCTCTCAACCCGGTACGCACCAGAAAATCATTGATATGGCCATGAATGGCGTTGGATGCCGGGCAACCGCCCGCATTATGGGCGTTGGCCTCAACACGATTTTACGTCACT TTAAAAAACTCAGGCCGCAGTCGGTAACCTCGCGCATACAGCCGGGCAGTGACGTCATCGTCTGCGCGGAAATGGACGAACAGTGGGGCTACGTCGGGGCTAAATCGCGCCAGCGCTGGCTGTTTTACGCGTATGACAGGCTCCGGAAGACGGTTGTTGCGCACGTATTCGGTGAACGCACTATGGCGACGCTGGGGCGTCTTATGAGCCTGCTGTCACCCTTTGACGTGGTGATATGGATGACGGATGGCTGGCCGCTGTATGAATCCCGCCTGAAGGGAAAGCTGCACGTAATCAGCAAGCGATATACGCAGCGAATTGAGCGGCATAACCTGAATCTGAGGCAGCACCTGGCACGGCTGGGACGGAAGTCGCTGTCGTTCTCAAAATCGGTGGAGCTGCATGATAAAGTCATCGGGCATTATCTGAACATAAAACACTATCAATAA
- a CDS encoding DUF1493 family protein — MEIFLMLHDEQELLDYLTENYSDRKSPAKKEWTFQEHFNLIPEDLEDMLLDLFIRYGIEYSNFVMDHYFEPELFWFQFRLRKKFRDRQYKPLSTGGCKVAENERVAVGFWGRGNAYYNEKRMVSSALQPRL, encoded by the coding sequence TTGGAAATTTTTCTGATGCTACATGATGAGCAAGAATTGTTAGATTACCTCACTGAGAATTACAGTGACCGTAAATCTCCGGCAAAGAAAGAATGGACCTTCCAGGAGCATTTCAATCTCATACCTGAAGATCTTGAGGACATGCTGCTTGACCTTTTCATCCGGTACGGAATTGAGTACAGCAACTTTGTGATGGACCATTATTTTGAACCGGAGCTGTTTTGGTTTCAGTTTCGGCTCAGAAAAAAATTCCGCGATCGGCAGTACAAACCGCTATCTACCGGCGGATGTAAGGTGGCAGAAAATGAGCGGGTGGCGGTTGGATTTTGGGGGAGAGGAAACGCGTATTATAATGAAAAACGAATGGTATCTTCTGCTCTTCAACCCCGTTTATGA
- a CDS encoding IS5-like element IS5 family transposase has protein sequence MSHQLTFADSEFSSKRRQTRKEIFLSRMEQILPWQNMVEVIEPFYPKAGNGRRPYPLETMLRIHCMQHWYNLSDGAMEDALYEIASMRLFARLSLDSALPDRTTIMNFRHLLEQHQLARQLFKTINRWLAEAGVMMTQGTLVDATIIEAPSSTKNKEQQRDPEMHQTKKGNQWHFGMKAHIGVDAKSGLTHSLVTTAANEHDLNQLGNLLHGEEQFVSADAGYQGAPQREELAEVDVDWLIAERPGKVRTLKQHPRKNKTAINIEYMKASIRAKVEHPFRIIKRQFGFVKARYKGLLKNDNQLAMLFTLANLFRADQMIRQWERSH, from the coding sequence ATGAGTCATCAACTTACCTTCGCCGACAGTGAATTCAGCAGTAAGCGCCGTCAGACCAGAAAAGAGATTTTCTTGTCCCGCATGGAGCAGATTCTGCCATGGCAAAACATGGTGGAAGTCATCGAGCCGTTTTACCCCAAGGCTGGTAATGGCCGGCGACCTTATCCGCTGGAAACCATGCTACGCATTCACTGCATGCAGCATTGGTACAACCTGAGCGATGGCGCGATGGAAGATGCTCTGTACGAAATCGCCTCCATGCGTCTGTTTGCCCGGTTATCCCTGGATAGCGCCTTGCCGGACCGCACCACCATCATGAATTTCCGCCACCTGCTGGAGCAGCATCAACTGGCCCGCCAATTGTTCAAGACCATCAATCGCTGGCTGGCCGAAGCAGGCGTCATGATGACTCAAGGCACCTTGGTCGATGCCACCATCATTGAGGCACCCAGCTCGACCAAGAACAAAGAGCAGCAACGCGATCCGGAGATGCATCAGACCAAGAAAGGCAATCAGTGGCACTTTGGCATGAAGGCCCACATTGGTGTCGATGCCAAGAGTGGCCTGACCCACAGCCTAGTCACCACCGCGGCCAACGAGCATGACCTCAATCAGCTGGGTAATCTGCTGCATGGAGAGGAGCAATTTGTCTCAGCCGATGCCGGCTACCAAGGGGCGCCACAGCGCGAGGAGCTGGCCGAGGTGGATGTGGACTGGCTGATCGCCGAGCGCCCCGGCAAGGTAAGAACCTTGAAACAGCATCCACGCAAGAACAAAACGGCCATCAACATCGAATACATGAAAGCCAGCATCCGGGCCAAGGTGGAGCACCCATTTCGCATCATCAAGCGACAGTTCGGCTTCGTGAAAGCCAGATACAAGGGGTTGCTGAAAAACGATAACCAACTGGCGATGTTATTCACGCTGGCCAACCTGTTTCGGGCGGACCAAATGATACGTCAGTGGGAGAGATCTCACTAA
- a CDS encoding DUF554 domain-containing protein, whose amino-acid sequence MVIGPFINAGAVLLGGVLGAVLSQRLPERIRTSMPSIFGLASLGIGILLVIKCANLPVMVLATLLGALIGEFCYLEKGINSAVSKAKNLIARPGGKAKHGTHESFIQNYVAIIILFCASGTGIFGSMQEGMTGDPSILIAKAFLDFFTATIFATTLGIAVAAICVPMLLIQLALATCATLILPLTTPAMMADFTAVGGLLLLATGLRICGIKMFAVVNMLPALLLAMPLSALWTHFFA is encoded by the coding sequence TTGGTTATCGGGCCATTTATTAATGCAGGCGCCGTATTGCTGGGCGGCGTACTCGGCGCCGTGCTGAGCCAGCGGTTGCCGGAGCGTATTCGCACCTCCATGCCCTCGATATTCGGCCTGGCATCGTTAGGGATCGGTATTCTTTTAGTCATCAAATGCGCCAACCTGCCGGTGATGGTGCTGGCCACCCTGCTCGGCGCGCTGATTGGCGAGTTCTGCTATCTGGAAAAAGGCATTAACAGCGCGGTGAGTAAAGCCAAAAACCTGATTGCCCGACCGGGCGGCAAGGCGAAACACGGTACGCACGAGTCGTTTATTCAGAACTACGTCGCCATCATCATTCTGTTTTGCGCCAGCGGCACCGGGATTTTCGGTTCAATGCAGGAGGGAATGACGGGCGACCCAAGCATTTTGATTGCGAAGGCGTTTCTTGATTTCTTTACGGCCACTATTTTTGCCACCACGCTCGGCATTGCCGTTGCCGCGATTTGCGTGCCGATGCTGCTAATTCAGCTGGCACTCGCCACCTGCGCCACGTTGATTCTCCCGCTCACCACGCCGGCGATGATGGCAGACTTTACCGCCGTCGGCGGCCTGCTGCTGCTGGCTACCGGGCTGCGCATCTGTGGGATTAAGATGTTTGCCGTGGTGAACATGCTGCCCGCACTGCTGCTCGCCATGCCGCTCTCCGCGCTCTGGACGCACTTTTTCGCTTAA
- a CDS encoding response regulator, translating to MQHELIDVLIVEDENELAQLHAELIGKHPRLRLVGIASSLAAAQAELESKQPQLMLLDNYLPDGKGISLINNPMLARANCSVIFITAASDMDTCSQAIRNGAFDYILKPVSWKRLSQSLERFVQFAEQQRVWKIVDQQNVDSLYQLQAKNYRLDNGSKGIEENTLARVQTLFNDKATHCFTVDEVVSETGLSKTTTRRYLEHCVEAGFLTVEMLYGKIGHPRRMYKRSAV from the coding sequence ATGCAACATGAACTTATCGACGTACTGATTGTTGAAGACGAGAACGAACTGGCGCAACTGCACGCGGAGCTGATAGGCAAACATCCGCGTCTGAGGCTGGTAGGCATTGCCTCGTCGCTGGCTGCGGCCCAGGCAGAGCTTGAAAGCAAACAGCCGCAGCTGATGCTGCTGGATAACTACCTGCCGGACGGCAAAGGTATCTCGCTTATCAATAACCCCATGCTGGCCCGCGCCAACTGCTCGGTGATTTTTATTACTGCCGCCAGCGATATGGACACCTGCAGCCAGGCGATTCGCAACGGCGCGTTCGACTACATCCTCAAACCCGTCTCCTGGAAGCGGCTCAGCCAGTCGCTGGAGCGGTTCGTGCAGTTTGCAGAACAGCAGCGGGTCTGGAAGATTGTCGACCAGCAGAACGTGGATTCGCTGTATCAGCTCCAGGCGAAAAACTACCGCCTGGACAACGGCAGTAAAGGCATTGAGGAAAATACGCTGGCGCGGGTGCAGACGCTGTTCAACGACAAGGCAACGCACTGCTTTACCGTGGATGAGGTGGTGAGCGAAACGGGGTTAAGCAAAACCACCACCCGGCGCTATCTGGAACACTGTGTAGAGGCGGGTTTTCTGACGGTGGAGATGCTGTACGGCAAGATTGGGCATCCGAGGAGGATGTACAAGCGTAGTGCGGTTTGA
- a CDS encoding IS5-like element IS903B family transposase, translating to MAKQKFKITNWPTYNKALINRGSITFWLDDEAIQAWYESATPSSRGRPQRYSDLAITTVLVIKRVFRLTLRAAQGFIDSIFSLMNVPLRCPDYSCVSRRAKSVNVSFKTPTRGEIAHLVIDSTGLKVFGEGEWKVKKHGQERRRIWRKLHLAVDSKTHEIICADLSLNNVTDSEAFPGLIRQTHRKIRSAAADGAYDTRLCHDELRRKKISALIPPRKGAGYWPGEYADRNRAVANQRMTGSNARWKWTTDYNRRSIAETAMYRVKQLFGGSLTLRDYDGQVAEAMALVRALNKMTKAGMPESVRIA from the coding sequence GTGGCAAAGCAAAAGTTCAAAATCACCAACTGGCCCACCTACAATAAAGCCCTCATCAACCGTGGCTCCATAACTTTCTGGCTGGATGATGAAGCTATTCAGGCCTGGTATGAGTCAGCAACACCTTCTTCACGAGGCAGACCTCAGCGCTATTCTGACCTTGCCATCACTACTGTGCTGGTCATTAAACGCGTATTCAGGCTGACCCTGCGGGCTGCGCAGGGCTTTATTGATTCCATTTTTTCTCTGATGAACGTTCCGCTACGCTGCCCGGATTACAGCTGTGTCAGCAGGCGGGCAAAGTCGGTTAATGTCAGTTTCAAAACGCCCACCCGGGGTGAAATCGCACACCTGGTAATTGATTCCACCGGGCTGAAGGTCTTCGGTGAAGGCGAGTGGAAAGTCAAAAAGCATGGCCAGGAACGCCGCCGTATCTGGCGTAAGCTGCATCTCGCCGTTGACAGTAAAACACATGAAATCATCTGCGCTGACCTGTCGCTGAACAACGTTACGGACTCAGAGGCCTTCCCCGGGTTAATCCGGCAAACCCACCGGAAAATCAGGTCAGCCGCCGCCGATGGCGCTTACGATACCCGGCTATGTCACGATGAACTGCGGCGTAAGAAAATCAGCGCGCTTATCCCTCCCCGAAAAGGTGCGGGTTACTGGCCCGGTGAATATGCAGACCGTAACCGTGCAGTGGCTAATCAGCGAATGACCGGGAGTAATGCGCGGTGGAAATGGACAACAGATTACAACCGTCGCTCGATAGCGGAAACGGCGATGTACCGGGTAAAACAGCTGTTCGGGGGTTCACTGACGCTGCGTGACTACGATGGTCAGGTTGCGGAGGCTATGGCCCTGGTACGAGCGCTGAACAAAATGACGAAAGCAGGTATGCCTGAAAGCGTGCGTATTGCCTGA
- a CDS encoding 2-hydroxycarboxylate transporter family protein, producing MSTTDDSFSVTHDPIEIQRPSLKERWWHIMDTWKVGIIPLPLFVLAGALIAIDCLGGKLPSDIVVMVATLAFFGFACGEFGKRLPIVGKLGAAAICATFIPSALVYYGLLPDVVVESTTKFYKSTNILYLYICCIIVGSIMSMNRTVLIQGFLRIFFPMLCGEIVGMLVGMGVGLALGLEPFQIFFFIILPIMAGGVGEGAIPLSIGYATLLHMDQGVALGRVLPMVMLGGLTAIIISGCLNQLGKRFPHLTGEGQLMPNRANADATVSQPAFSGKADVTTIASGALLAVLLYMLGMLGHKLIGLPAPVGMLFMAVLVKLCNGASPRLLEGSQVVYKFFQTSVTYPILFAVGVAITPWHELVAAFTVSNLLVIVSTVSALVATGFFVGKKIGMHPIDVAIVSCCQSGQGGTGDVAILTAGNRMSLMPFAQIATRIGGAINVSVSLLILGNFLV from the coding sequence ATGAGCACAACTGACGATTCTTTCTCTGTTACCCACGACCCGATTGAAATTCAGCGACCTTCGCTCAAAGAGCGCTGGTGGCATATTATGGATACCTGGAAAGTTGGGATTATTCCTCTGCCGCTGTTCGTTCTGGCGGGCGCGCTGATTGCTATTGATTGCCTGGGCGGAAAACTGCCGAGCGATATCGTGGTCATGGTGGCAACGCTGGCCTTCTTCGGCTTTGCCTGCGGCGAGTTTGGCAAACGCCTTCCGATTGTCGGCAAGCTCGGCGCGGCGGCGATTTGCGCCACCTTTATCCCTTCCGCGCTGGTCTATTATGGCCTGCTGCCGGACGTGGTGGTCGAGTCCACCACCAAGTTCTACAAATCCACCAACATTCTCTATCTCTACATCTGCTGCATTATCGTCGGCAGCATCATGAGCATGAACCGCACGGTGCTGATTCAGGGCTTCCTGCGCATCTTCTTCCCGATGCTGTGCGGCGAAATCGTCGGCATGCTGGTGGGGATGGGCGTGGGCCTGGCGCTGGGTCTTGAGCCGTTCCAGATCTTCTTCTTTATCATTCTGCCGATTATGGCGGGCGGCGTCGGGGAAGGGGCGATCCCGCTTTCCATCGGCTATGCCACCCTGCTGCACATGGACCAGGGCGTGGCGCTCGGCCGCGTGCTGCCGATGGTAATGCTCGGCGGTCTGACGGCAATCATCATCTCCGGCTGCCTGAACCAGCTCGGTAAACGCTTCCCGCACCTGACCGGTGAAGGTCAGCTGATGCCTAACCGCGCGAATGCCGATGCTACGGTCTCTCAGCCTGCGTTTTCCGGCAAAGCGGACGTCACCACTATCGCCTCCGGCGCGCTGCTGGCGGTGCTGCTCTACATGCTGGGAATGCTTGGCCACAAGCTGATTGGCCTGCCCGCACCGGTCGGCATGCTGTTTATGGCGGTACTGGTGAAGCTCTGCAACGGCGCCTCTCCGCGCCTGCTGGAAGGCTCTCAGGTGGTGTACAAATTCTTCCAGACCTCCGTGACCTATCCAATCCTCTTCGCCGTCGGCGTGGCTATCACCCCGTGGCATGAACTGGTGGCGGCGTTCACCGTCAGCAACCTGCTGGTGATTGTCAGCACCGTTTCTGCACTGGTCGCCACCGGCTTCTTCGTCGGCAAAAAGATTGGTATGCACCCGATTGATGTCGCCATCGTCTCCTGCTGCCAGAGCGGCCAGGGCGGTACCGGCGACGTGGCGATCCTGACCGCAGGCAACCGCATGAGCCTGATGCCGTTCGCCCAGATTGCTACCCGTATCGGCGGGGCGATTAACGTCTCTGTCTCACTGCTGATTCTGGGCAACTTCCTCGTTTAA